Proteins found in one Cricetulus griseus strain 17A/GY chromosome X, alternate assembly CriGri-PICRH-1.0, whole genome shotgun sequence genomic segment:
- the LOC113837549 gene encoding LOW QUALITY PROTEIN: putative deoxyribonuclease TATDN2 (The sequence of the model RefSeq protein was modified relative to this genomic sequence to represent the inferred CDS: inserted 2 bases in 1 codon; substituted 2 bases at 2 genomic stop codons): protein MGRRQERERCPLASERRKVKYHXGSTSEGCASKRSRSREPGNVLSSSRPVRSCASRPRGASSPQRLKARRGNDVARTARSTARSHTSSSSXSSXLSSGSGAGGAASPGFLIGSPGRFLTSERSSLHPANSSFEEMASLRKEACQVDSKDSSCHSMNSEFATEAEGQSDAMEEPNKFQKRKKDRLRDQGSTVIYLKAIQGILGKSVPKRKGEAATTQVKTSLGEYPSREGPRRNVEGPSRSREGPLARTRSREELVKSVEGPGEKVTVTVPQKEESPTKVRVKKKEESMLDRSSFCNRRVIIDSVKKSSEELLGDQMTVIDKPSPVLEFFDNSDSHADIQKHTDREVVIEHPSSGNDWSHVDELDTVRFSQEEPVLLKHSAVPQSSSFPTDYVMYPPHLYSSPWCEYASYWTSSRKTPGYPLVGSSSHDSAQTGKSSQDLLRIHSSKSTVNTQSISKDLDIAREGRSQNSHSLQFSRSTEEEVKGKRTFQEETPPRHTREHTYSSLPRSHREMSLEEGFIDTHCHLDMLFSKLSFKGTFTKFRRIYSTSFPKEFQGCISDFCDPRTLTDGLWEELLKEDLVWGAFGCHPHFARYYNENQERKLLHALRHPKAVAFGEIGLDYSHKCTTPVPEQHQVFERQLKLAVSLKKPLVIHCREADEDLLDILKKFVPSDYKIHRHCFTGSYSAIEPLLRYFPNMSVGFTAVLTYSSAWEARDALRQIPLERIVVETDAPYFLPRQVPRSLCQYTHPGLALHTVREIARVKEESLSRTLAVLRENTSHLYSL, encoded by the exons ATGGGCAGACGACAGGAACGGGAAAGGTGCCCATTGGCGTCGGAGCGGCGCAAGGTCAAGTACCACTGAGGCAGCACGTCGGAAGGGTGTGCCAGCAAGCGCAGCCGCTCCCGGGAGCCCGGCAATGTGCTCTCCTCCAGCCGACCGGTTCGCAGCTGTGCGTCGCGTCCTCGAGGGGCCAGCAGCCCCCAGCGTCTGAAAGCCCGGCGGGGGAATGATGTGGCCCGCACGGCCCGGAGCACAGCCCGCAGCcacacctcctcttcctcttagTCGTC TCTCTCCTCGGGCTCAGGTGCAGGCGGGGCCGCCTCCCCTGGCTTCCTGATTGGGAGCCCTGGAAGGTTCCTTACGTCCGAGAGGTCCTCTTTGCACCCTGCCAACTCCTCCTTTGAAGAAATGGCTTCTCTTCGGAAGGAAGCTTGTCAGGTTGATTCTAAAGATAGTTCTTGTCACTCTATGAACTCTGAATTTGCAACTGAAGCTGAGGGTCAGAGTGATGCTATGGAGGAACCTAACAAGTtccagaaaaggaagaaggacagGCTTCGAGACCAGGGCTCAACAGTGATCTACCTAAAGGCCATCCAGGGCATCCTGGGGAAGTCAGTGCccaagaggaagggagaggctgCCACCACTCAGGTGAAGACAAGCTTGGGAGAGTATCCAAGCAGGGAAGGACCAAGAAGGAATGTGGAAGGACCATCCAGAAGCAGGGAAGGACCCTTGGCCAGGA CCAGGAGCCGGGAAGAACTGGTTAAGAGTGTTGAAGGACCAGGTGAAAAGGTTACAGTCACTGTACCTCAGAAGGAAGAGTCACCTACAAAGGTCAGggtgaagaagaaggaagagtctATGCTAGACAGGAGTAGCTTCTGTAACAGAAGAGTGATTATAGACTCTGTGAAGAAGTCTAGTGAGGAGCTGCTTGGTGACCAAATGACAGTCATTGACAAACCCTCTCCAGTCCTAGAATTTTTTGATAACTCTGACTCTCATGCAGATATTCAAAAGCACACAGACAGAGAGGTGGTGATTGAGCATCCCTCTTCAGGGAATGACTGGTCACATGTGGATGAACTGGACACCGTGAGGTTCTCCCAAGAGGAGCCTGTCTTGCTGAAACACTCAGCAGTTCCACAATCTTCTTCCTTCCCCACTGACTATGTTATGTACCCTCCTCATCTGTATAGTAGTCCATGGTGTGAGTATGCCAGCTACTGGACTAGCAGCCGTAAGACTCCTGGTTATCCATTGGTGGGATCCAGCAGCCATGACTCAGCACAgactgggaagagcagccaggaccTTTTGAGAATTCATTCCTCTAAGTCCACAGTGAATACCCAGAGTATCTCCAAAGATCTGGACATTGCCCGGGAAGGCAGGTCCCAGAATTCCCATTCACTTCAATTCTCCAGAAGCACAGAGGAGGAGGTAAAGGGGAAAAGGACATTCCAAGAGGAGACACCACCTCGCCACACCAGAGAACATACATACAGCTCCTTGCCAAGGAGCCACAGGGAGATGAGCCTGGAGGAGGGCTTTATTGATACCCACTGTCACCTGGACATGCTTTTCTCCAAGCTGTCTTTCAAGGGGACCTTTACGAAGTTCAGAAGAATTTATAGCACTTCCTTCCCTAAGGAGTTTCAGGGCTGCATCTCTGACTTCTGTGATCCAAGGACACTGACTGATGGCCTATGGGAGGAACTCCTGAAAGAAGATCTGGTTTGGGGAGCCTTTGGCTGTCACCCTCATTTTGCACGCTACTATAATGAGAATCAAGAAAGAAAGCTTTTGCATGCCTTACGGCACCCCAAGGCTGTGGCATTTGGAGAGATAGGCCTGGACTACTCTCACAAGTGTACCACACCAGTTCCTGAACAGCACCAGGTGTTTGAGAGGCAGCTGAAGCTGGCTGTGTCTCTGAAGAAGCCCTTGGTCATCCACTGCCGTGAAGCGGATGAAGATCTGTTGGACATCCTGAAAAAATTTGTGCCCTCTGACTACAAGATCCACAGGCACTGCTTCACTGGCAGCTACTCAGCCATTGAACCTTTGTTGAGGTACTTCCCTAACATGTCGGTGGGCTTCACAGCAGTACTGACCTACTCCTCCGCCTGGGAGGCCCGGGATGCCCTTAGACAGATCCCATTGGAGAGGATCGTTGTGGAAACAGACGCACCCTACTTCCTCCCTCGACAGGTGCCGAGGAGTCTTTGCCAGTACACCCATCCAGGCCTCGCCTTGCATACAGTTCGAGAGATTGCCAGGGTCAAAGAGGAGTCACTGTCCCGTACTCTGGCGGTCCTCCGGGAGAACACCAGTCACCTCTATAGTCTTTGA
- the LOC100766209 gene encoding LOW QUALITY PROTEIN: protein phosphatase 1 regulatory subunit 26-like (The sequence of the model RefSeq protein was modified relative to this genomic sequence to represent the inferred CDS: inserted 6 bases in 4 codons; deleted 4 bases in 3 codons), with protein sequence MFLMSAPPVVALQSRWEAFGQPRSFCFPDCFSESKEDTSRASVSARVQMLISTLQRDEAALGMSHEHATRAERCEDTRLAPKPVVCKEPPEFRACGLGADCKPLEKDEAGRHGSLEIDSDSDDSMDRDIEEAIQEYLKAKGGXSEPVSRRVPSVPEPAHSCPLPIPCPPQLTPGSGRVPVGTSEDQGSTSPASMSNEDSFEQSIRAEIEQFLIEKRPHENPKCDGSVDKKSDSNESPARLRGNRETSARAALVGTCKEFIFRKPPRLTKMSMQPRNFRPKVTTEPEXTRLTVHRPEAAQNRGWVRRSMPARHSKSIRNSASVHQASDSSSDDGIKEAIQLYQLKKTRNEASGDPPLTAQLKEESPGSAQPSALPEAHRRPPSKKKLEAPRVMDTTLGSLHPDPLSKLLKDVRTSVLPGHTAARSEAVHPATSSLADTSTELMCAEAILGISMTILPVPMEGSDRPPSMNPLFCPPPIPPCSEGDSSNIDSDDSIEQEIRTFXALNAQVGSPQPAQGPLSPPGPSGQTGIPKASLAQTPELPLGCKQKRRGGGSTIVPKKIREGGESAQDSNHIQGKGQPGHDGWNPPSQSKIPEAPGGQAEAKDQAAPSRTAGLSDAHLSQGQGGLGKTSEGKCAGEKESSEDKSSSLHSDEDLDMAIKDLLRSKRRFKKRCREPRAVCKKVRFGATETRCGEKLSSLPGDWKDHGQQALRSCLFKCRGDNKDSPGRSPVSIFSSAAKRAKLGGTGGEDASPALLPRKKSPEGTPPTKDTGVSGCPSSASSPLSEDSSVDSDDSIELGIRKFLSEKAKESVCSSEPQGGPAKPEMPCRKELTTGLQPGVCTQSQKARGTPQLAEGRRGTERSQTQAASLLSQTGKGTLRAEQDTCLPTALGRSQPALPRNTSRNNSTKVFLQSRKSASINKEQSPRGTQTAVAESIFGQLPSCAKVGAEARGTFHLNCGSQNLLAPNPGPQANLTLPWSDFAHQSRLSSPWALNSGQGTLWTGVFGGEKEKGVTSQTGGPXKPFLSTQLFHFGKSVSWGGGKQAGLFSSNLGLPLQGPAFLAFRETQPDHSPVFGSPHLLMKDSGHWPSRKARGSLRQQDRRNSGSEDNVLGLRYRHRVDREHQDQEALGSDASEFSDTSVEDGGSTIVSSKGL encoded by the exons ATGTTCCTCATGAGCGCCCCTCCAGTGGTGGCGCTCCAGTCCAGATGGGAGGCCTTTGGCCAGCCCAGGAGCTTCTGCTTTCCTGACTGCTTCTCAGAGTCTAAAGAGGACACCTCCAGGGCCTCAGTGAGTGCCAGGGTACAGATGCTTATCAGCACACTGCAGAGAGACGAGGCTGCCCTGGGCATGAGCCATGAGCATGCCACACGTGCAGAAAGGTGCGAAGATACCAGACTGGCCCCTAAACCTGTTGTGTGCAAAGAACCTCCAGAGTTCCGTGCCTGTGGTCTTGGTGCAGACTGCAAACCCCTAGAGAAAGATGAAGCTGGGAGACATGGTTCCTTGGAGATAGATTCTGACAGTGATGACTCCATGGACCGGGACATTGAG GAGGCTATCCAAGAGTACCTGAAGGCAAAGGGTGG TTCTGAGCCTGTGTCCCGAAGAGTCCCCAGTGTCCCAGAGCCTGCCCACAGCTGTCCCCTACCCATCCCATGCCCTCCACAACTCACTCCTGGCTCAGGTAGAGTTCCTGTGGGAACCAGTGAGGACCAGGGCTCCACCTCCCCAGCTAGCATGAGCAACGAGGACTCCTTTGAACAGAGCATCCGG GCTGAAATAGAACAGTTTCTTATTGAGAAAAGACCGCATGAAAACCCAAAGTGTGATGGGTCTGTGGATAAAAAATCAGACTCAAACGAAAGCCCTGCCAGACTTAGAGGGAACCGAGAGACCTCAGCCAGGGCAGCTCTGGTAGGAACCTGTAAGGAGTTCATCTTCCGCAAACCTCCCAGGTTAACAAAGATGAGCATGCAGCCCAGAAACTTCCGGCCTAAGGTCACCACAGAGCCTGA CACAAGGCTGACTGTCCACAGACCAGAGGCTGCACAGAACAGGGGTTGGGTAAGGAGGAGCATGCCTGCCAGGCACAGCAAGAGCATCAGGAACTCAGCCTCAGTGCATCAGGCATCCGACTCCAGCAGTGATGATGGCATTAAGGAGGCCATCCAGCTGTACCAGCTAAAGAAAACCAGGAATGAGGCCAGTGGGGATCCACCTCTGACAGCCCAGCTGAAAGAGGAGAGCCCTGGCAGTGCTCAGCCAAGTGCCTTGCCTGAAGCTCACAGGAGACCCCCAAGCAAGAAAAAGCTAGAAGCCCCAAGGGTTATGGACACCACCCTGGGAAGTCTCCACCCTGAC CCCCTCTCCAAGCTCCTAAAGGATGTGAGAACCTCTGTACTTCCAGGACACACAGCTGCCAGGAGCGAAGCCGTGCACCCGGCTACATCAAGCCTGGCAGACACATCCACCGAGCTGATGTGCGCAGAAGCAATCCTGGGCATTTCCATGACCATACTGCCAGTACCCATGGAAGGTAGTGACAGGCCTCCATCCATGAACCCACTCTTCTGTCCCCCACCCATACCTCCCTGCTCTGAAGGTGACAGCAGCAACATTGACAGTGATGATAGCATAGAGCAGGAGATCCGGACAT TGGCCCTCAATGCACAAGTAGGGAGTCCACAGCCTGCCCAGGGTCCACTGTCTCCACCTGGCCCCAGTGGCCAGACTGGCATCCCCAAGGCATCTCTTGCTCAAACACCAGAACTTCCCCTGGGCTGCAAACAGAAAcggagaggtggaggcagcacTATAGTGCCCAAGAAAATACGGGAGGGTGGAGAAAGTGCCCAGGACAGTAACCACATCCAAGGGAAAGGTCAGCCTGGCCATGATGGTTGGAACCCTCCCAGCCAGAGCAAAATCCCAGAGGCCCCAGGAGGGCAGGCTGAGGCCAAGGACCAGGCTGCCccttccaggacagctgggctcAGTGATGCACACCTGTCACAAGGCCAGGGGGGCCTCGGGAAAACCAGTGAAGGGAAGTGTGCTGGTGAGAAAGAGAGCTCTGAGGATAAGAGCAGTTCTCTGCACAGCGATGAGGACCTGGACATGGCCATCAAGGACTTGTTAAGATCTAAGCGGAGGTTCAAGAAGAGGTGCAGAGAACCCCGGGCTGTGTGTAAGAAGGTCAGATTCGGCGCCACAGAGACTCGGTGTGGAGAGAAGCTGAGCAGCCTCCCTGGAGACTGGAAGGACCACGGGCAGCAGGCACTACGGAGCTGTCTGTTCAAGTGCAGAGGGGACAATAAAGACAGCCCAGGAAGAAGCCCAGTGAGCATTTTCAGCAGTGCGGCCAAGAGGGCGAAGCTGGGTGGTACAGGTGGTGAGGATGCAAGCCCAGCCTTGCTTCCCAGGAAGAAGAGTCCAGAAGGGACTCCTCCTACTAAGGACACAGGAGTCAGTGGTTGcccttcttctgcctccagcCCCCTGTCTGAGGACAGCTCAGTGGACAGTGATGACAGCATCGAGCTAGGGATCAGGAAGTTTTTGTCAGAAAAGGCCAAAGAGTCTGTATGCAGTTCAGAACCTCAAGGGGGTCCTGCCAAGCCAGAGATGCCATGCAGGAAAGAACTAACCACGGGATTACAGCCTGGAGTGTGCACACAGAGCCAAAAAGCCAGGGGAACCCCTCAGCTGGCTGAAGGaaggagaggcacagagagatctcAGACACAGGCAGCCAGCCTCTTAAGCCAGACTGGGAAGGGCACTCTCCGTGCAGAGCAGGACACTTGTCTCCCCACTGCTCTGGGCCGAAGCCAGCCAGCACTGCCTAGGAACACCAGCAGGAACAATTCTACCAAAGTGTTTCTACAAAGCAGGAAAAGTGCCAGTATTAACAAAGAACAGAGCCCACGAGGAACACAGACTGCCGTGGCAGAAAGTATTTTTGGTCAGCTGCCCAGTTGTGCCAAAGTGGGTGCTGAGGCCAGGGGGACATTTCACCTGAACTGTGGCAGTCAGAACTTGCTGGCCCCCAATCCTGGACCCCAGGCTAACCTCACCCTCCCCTGGAGTGACTTTGCACACCAGAGTAGGCTGTCCAGCCCATGGGCACTGAATTCCGGACAAGGCACACTATGGACAGGGGTCTTTGGgggtgagaaagaaaagggggtcACATCACAGACTGGGGGCC CTAAGCCTTTCCTCTCCACCCAGCTCTTCCACTTCGGGAAGAGTGtctcctggggggggggcaagcaGGCTGGCCTCTTCAGCTCCAACCTGGGCCTACCTCTGCAAGGCCCAGCATTCTTGGCCTTCAGGGAGACCCAACCTGACCACAGCCCTGTGTTTGGAAGCCCACACTTGCTTATGAAGGACAGTGGGCACTGGCCAAGCCGGAAGGCTCGGGGATCCCTGAGACAGCAGGACAGGAGGAATTCTGGCTCTGAGGACAATGTCCTAGGCCTGAGATATCGACACAGGGTTGACAGGGAACACCAGGACCAGGAGGCCTTGGGCAGTGATGCCAGCGAATTCAGTGACACCTCTGTGGAGGATGGGGGCAGCACCATAGTGAGCAGCAAAGGCCTCTAG